A single window of Mustela erminea isolate mMusErm1 chromosome 4, mMusErm1.Pri, whole genome shotgun sequence DNA harbors:
- the HEY2 gene encoding hairy/enhancer-of-split related with YRPW motif protein 2 isoform X2, which produces MDRTDFEQSERHRGADLRPSDGRWLGTRQSTSSVIRSNSPTTTSQIMARKKRRGIIEKRRRDRINNSLSELRRLVPTAFEKQGSAKLEKAEILQMTVDHLKMLQATGGKGYFDAHALAMDFMSIGFRECLTEVARYLSSVEGLDSSDPLRVRLVSHLSTCASQREAAAMTSSLAHHHHPLHPHHWAAAFHHLPAALLQPNGLHASESSPCRLSTASEVPPAHGSALLTATFAHADSALRMPSTGSVAPCVPPLSTSLLSLSATVHAAAAAATAAAHSFPLSFAGAFPMLPPNAAAAVAAATAISPPLTVAATSSPPQTSGATNSKPYRPWGTEVGAF; this is translated from the exons ATGGACAGAACTGATTTCGAGCAAAGCGAACGTCACAGGGGAGCCGACCTCAGACCCTCCGACGGCCGGTGGTTAGGTACCAG GCAAAGTACTAGCTCTGTGATTAGATCCAATTCTCCAACAACAACATCTCAGATTatggcaagaaagaaaaggagaggg ATAATAGAGAAAAGGCGTCGAGATCGGATAAATAACAGTTTATCTGAGTTGAGACGACTGGTGCCAACTGCTTTTGAAAAACAA GGATCTGCAAAGTTGGAGAAAGCTGAAatattgcaaatgacagtagatcATTTGAAGATGCTTCAGGCAACTGGGGGTAAAG GCTACTTTGACGCGCATGCTCTGGCCATGGACTTCATGAGCATTGGCTTCCGGGAGTGCCTGACAGAAGTGGCCCGGTACCTGAGCTCCGTGGAGGGCCTGGACTCCTCCGACCCCCTGCGGGTGCGACTGGTCTCTCATCTCAGCACGTGTGCCTCGCAGCGGGAGGCGGCGGCCATGACGTCCTCTCtggcccaccaccaccaccccctgcaCCCGCACCACTGGGCGGCAGCCTTCCACCACCTCCCCGCGGCCCTGCTCCAACCCAACGGACTCCACGCCTCCGAGTCCTCGCCCTGTCGCCTCTCCACCGCTTCGGAAGTGCCTCCTGCCCACGGCTCCGCGCTCCTCACGGCTACGTTCGCCCACGCCGACTCTGCCCTTCGGATGCCGTCCACGGGCAGCGTTGCCCCCTGCGTGCCACCTCTCTCCACTTCCCTCTTGTCCCTGTCCGCCACTGTCCACGCGGCCGCAGCCGCAGCCACCGCCGCGGCGCACAGCTTCCCTCTGTCTTTCGCGGGGGCCTTCCCCATGCTCCCACCTAACGCAGCTGCGGCCGTGGCAGCCGCCACAGCCATCAGCCCGCCCTTAACTGTGGCAGCCACGTCCAGCCCGCCGCAGACAAGCGGTGCAACAAACAGTAAACCTTACCGACCCTGGGGGACAGAAGTGGGagctttttaa
- the HEY2 gene encoding hairy/enhancer-of-split related with YRPW motif protein 2 isoform X3 codes for MARKKRRGIIEKRRRDRINNSLSELRRLVPTAFEKQGSAKLEKAEILQMTVDHLKMLQATGGKGYFDAHALAMDFMSIGFRECLTEVARYLSSVEGLDSSDPLRVRLVSHLSTCASQREAAAMTSSLAHHHHPLHPHHWAAAFHHLPAALLQPNGLHASESSPCRLSTASEVPPAHGSALLTATFAHADSALRMPSTGSVAPCVPPLSTSLLSLSATVHAAAAAATAAAHSFPLSFAGAFPMLPPNAAAAVAAATAISPPLTVAATSSPPQTSGATNSKPYRPWGTEVGAF; via the exons atggcaagaaagaaaaggagaggg ATAATAGAGAAAAGGCGTCGAGATCGGATAAATAACAGTTTATCTGAGTTGAGACGACTGGTGCCAACTGCTTTTGAAAAACAA GGATCTGCAAAGTTGGAGAAAGCTGAAatattgcaaatgacagtagatcATTTGAAGATGCTTCAGGCAACTGGGGGTAAAG GCTACTTTGACGCGCATGCTCTGGCCATGGACTTCATGAGCATTGGCTTCCGGGAGTGCCTGACAGAAGTGGCCCGGTACCTGAGCTCCGTGGAGGGCCTGGACTCCTCCGACCCCCTGCGGGTGCGACTGGTCTCTCATCTCAGCACGTGTGCCTCGCAGCGGGAGGCGGCGGCCATGACGTCCTCTCtggcccaccaccaccaccccctgcaCCCGCACCACTGGGCGGCAGCCTTCCACCACCTCCCCGCGGCCCTGCTCCAACCCAACGGACTCCACGCCTCCGAGTCCTCGCCCTGTCGCCTCTCCACCGCTTCGGAAGTGCCTCCTGCCCACGGCTCCGCGCTCCTCACGGCTACGTTCGCCCACGCCGACTCTGCCCTTCGGATGCCGTCCACGGGCAGCGTTGCCCCCTGCGTGCCACCTCTCTCCACTTCCCTCTTGTCCCTGTCCGCCACTGTCCACGCGGCCGCAGCCGCAGCCACCGCCGCGGCGCACAGCTTCCCTCTGTCTTTCGCGGGGGCCTTCCCCATGCTCCCACCTAACGCAGCTGCGGCCGTGGCAGCCGCCACAGCCATCAGCCCGCCCTTAACTGTGGCAGCCACGTCCAGCCCGCCGCAGACAAGCGGTGCAACAAACAGTAAACCTTACCGACCCTGGGGGACAGAAGTGGGagctttttaa
- the HEY2 gene encoding hairy/enhancer-of-split related with YRPW motif protein 2 isoform X1, which yields MKRPCEETTSESDMDETIDVGSENNYSGQSTSSVIRSNSPTTTSQIMARKKRRGIIEKRRRDRINNSLSELRRLVPTAFEKQGSAKLEKAEILQMTVDHLKMLQATGGKGYFDAHALAMDFMSIGFRECLTEVARYLSSVEGLDSSDPLRVRLVSHLSTCASQREAAAMTSSLAHHHHPLHPHHWAAAFHHLPAALLQPNGLHASESSPCRLSTASEVPPAHGSALLTATFAHADSALRMPSTGSVAPCVPPLSTSLLSLSATVHAAAAAATAAAHSFPLSFAGAFPMLPPNAAAAVAAATAISPPLTVAATSSPPQTSGATNSKPYRPWGTEVGAF from the exons ATGAAGCGCCCTTGCGAGGAGACGACCTCCGAGAGCGACATGGACGAGACCATCGACGTGGGGAGCGAGAACAATTACTCGGG GCAAAGTACTAGCTCTGTGATTAGATCCAATTCTCCAACAACAACATCTCAGATTatggcaagaaagaaaaggagaggg ATAATAGAGAAAAGGCGTCGAGATCGGATAAATAACAGTTTATCTGAGTTGAGACGACTGGTGCCAACTGCTTTTGAAAAACAA GGATCTGCAAAGTTGGAGAAAGCTGAAatattgcaaatgacagtagatcATTTGAAGATGCTTCAGGCAACTGGGGGTAAAG GCTACTTTGACGCGCATGCTCTGGCCATGGACTTCATGAGCATTGGCTTCCGGGAGTGCCTGACAGAAGTGGCCCGGTACCTGAGCTCCGTGGAGGGCCTGGACTCCTCCGACCCCCTGCGGGTGCGACTGGTCTCTCATCTCAGCACGTGTGCCTCGCAGCGGGAGGCGGCGGCCATGACGTCCTCTCtggcccaccaccaccaccccctgcaCCCGCACCACTGGGCGGCAGCCTTCCACCACCTCCCCGCGGCCCTGCTCCAACCCAACGGACTCCACGCCTCCGAGTCCTCGCCCTGTCGCCTCTCCACCGCTTCGGAAGTGCCTCCTGCCCACGGCTCCGCGCTCCTCACGGCTACGTTCGCCCACGCCGACTCTGCCCTTCGGATGCCGTCCACGGGCAGCGTTGCCCCCTGCGTGCCACCTCTCTCCACTTCCCTCTTGTCCCTGTCCGCCACTGTCCACGCGGCCGCAGCCGCAGCCACCGCCGCGGCGCACAGCTTCCCTCTGTCTTTCGCGGGGGCCTTCCCCATGCTCCCACCTAACGCAGCTGCGGCCGTGGCAGCCGCCACAGCCATCAGCCCGCCCTTAACTGTGGCAGCCACGTCCAGCCCGCCGCAGACAAGCGGTGCAACAAACAGTAAACCTTACCGACCCTGGGGGACAGAAGTGGGagctttttaa